In Halorussus caseinilyticus, the genomic stretch TGGGCGGTGGGGTCGGCGGCGTCGGCCCGGTATCTCGGCACCGCGTTCGTGGAGACCAACGACGACCTGATGATTATCTTCACCGCCGCGACCCTCGCGGGGTTCGTCGCTGGCGGTCTCTTCCGAGTGTACTTCCGGCGGCGTCTCAGGGCGAACGTAGACCAAGTCGGCGGCGAGGGAGTGACGGTCCCGTGAGCATCCGGAACCGACTGCACGTCTCCGACCGCGTGCAGGCGAGTCTCGTCAGAGTCCTCCAAGCCGTGATGGTCGCCATCTTCGCCGTCGGGTTGTACATCGGCAACCCCGGCATCGCGGTCAACGCCGCGGTCGGACTCCTCGTCACGTTCCTCCCGGCGGTCCTCGAACGGCGGTACCACATCACGATGGACGTGGCGCTCGTCCTCTGGATAACGATAGCGATGTTCCTCCACGCACTCGGGACGGTTCCGCTCCCCGGTATCGGCTTTCTGACGCCGTACAAAGCGCTGTGGTGGTGGGACCACATGACCCACGCCCTGTCGTCGTCGCTGGTCGTCGGGTCCGCCTACGCGGTGACGCGGGCGTTGCAGGAACACACCGAGTACATCAACATGGGACCGAAGTTCACCTTCGCGTACCTGCTCGTGTTCGTGATGGCGTTCGGCGTGTTCTGGGAACTCGTCGAGTTCTACATCGCCGTGACCGCCGAGTTGGTCGGCATCCCGAAGGTCCTCACCCAGTACGGTCTCGAAGACACGGTTCTCGACCTCTTCTACAACACGATGGGCGGTCTGTTGGTCGCCGTCTTCGGGACGGCCCACCTCTCGGGCATCTCCGACGAACTGCTCGCTCGCTTCCAGTCGGAGTCCGCGAACCGGTGACTCACGCCCCCTGCCCTCGCTCGCCGGTGGGCGTGCCGCCGCGGGCGGCGCGTCTGCTCTTCATGCCGACCATGACCAGCGTGATGCCGGTGACGAGCAGGTTCACGCCGAACAGGAGACCGACGGCCCACGCCGCAGTCGACGGGAATCCGGCGAAGAGCAGGACCGCAACGGCCAGCGACAGGACGCCGCTTGCCAGAAGCCACACCCACCCGTCGTTGTCCCGGCCCGCAATCGCCCAGACGATTTCGACCACGCCATCCACGAGGAAGAACGCGATGACGAGGAGCGTCAACGTCGCTAGCCCGACGACCGGGTTCGCCATGAACGTGATTCCGGCGAACCCGTAGAGGACGCCGAGGACGACTTGCCAGACGGCCCCCCAGAAACTCCCGGCCGAGAACGCGTGGGCGACGTGGACGATGGCACCCACCACCAGAAGCGCGCCGAGGATGACCGCGAGCGAGAGTCCGGTGAGCAGCGGCGAGAAGACGGCGACGACGCCGAGCGCCGAGATAATCGCTCCCGCGACGATGCTTCCGCGGATTGGTGTCGATTCCGTCTCGAAGGTCGTGGTTTCACTCATGGTTATTCGTTCTGCGAGTTCGACGCCCGAAGCCAAAAAGCGGTCAAATCGTTCAGAAGGTCGTGACGCTCCGTGCGGCGTCCACCGGGGCGTAACGTCGAGTAATTGGGGATGAAAACGGCGGCGTGTCACAGTTCCGAGAGACCGGGGACTGTCGGGCGTCGGGTCCGAGCGCCGCGGCGTCCCTCGACGCCGGACCCACTGACACGCCGACTGGGACGACGACGAACGGGACGACGCGCCCGGCCGGTCTTCCCGCCGGAGTCCCGACTGCGGTTACCCGCCGTCAACTGTCGCTGACAGAGCTTGTCATCCAAACGCGACGTGTCGCCGCGGATTAAACTGAGGAGGGCAGTTAACTACTCCGGAGGCGTCGGACCGGTACGGAACGAGTCTCGTAATGTATTCGAACGCGCGAGAGGGGTGACTGCCAGTGAGTCCGACGCCGAAAAGCACGCCGGGCGAATCGACCGCACGGACCGAACAGATGGAGGAGACGAGTCTACCCGACTGGGCGACGCTCGCCTCCGGAGAGCGCGTCGTCTGGGTCGGTCAGCCGAGTCCGTACATCGTCAAGAAGTGGCTCGCTATCTGGGCGGCCGTCGTCGTCGCGGGACTCGTGAGTTTCGCCGTCCTCCCGTCGCGGTTTCGACTGATAACGCGCTTGGTCTTGCTCGCAAGCGTCCCCGTCGGCGCGTGGGCGTACCTCCGGTACCGCACCGTTCGATACGTCCTCACGACCGAGAAACTCTACAAGAAGACGGGCGTGACCAGACGGACTCTCGAAACGATTCGGTTGGACCGGATTCAGAACGTCGCCGTGAGCCAATCGTTCGGCCAGCGAGTCGTCTCGTGTGGAAACGTCGAGATTTCCACCGCGGGGACCGGAACCGAATCGCTCGTCCTCCTGAGCGTCCCGGACCCCCAACGCGTGAGCGGCCTGCTGGTGAACCGGTCGGAGTTCGGTCGCTCGTCCGACGCAACCGATACCACGACCGAAGGCGAACGCTGAGTCACGACCCGTATCCGTGTCGCCTCAGCGAGGCGTCAGTCCGACGCCCTCGGCCAGTAGTTTGTGGGACCGAAGCGCGTCGTCGTGGTCGGCGACGACGTGTTGAATCATCACCTCGTCCACCCCCACGCGGTCCGCGAGTTGGTCCAACACGTCGGCGAGCGTTTCGGGGCTTCCGGACACCGCCCGCGGCCACTCGTCGGCGTCGAGCGTCGCCGGTGTCGGTTCGGGGACGCCGCCGAGTTCGTCGATTGCTTCCTCGACCGACGGCGTAGTTCCGGCTTCGCCGCGCTTCAGGCGCTCGAACGACGCTTCGGCCACCGCCCGGAGTCGCGCCGCTCGCCCGTCGGTGTCCGCGCTGACCGCGTTCACGGCGACCATCCCCTCCGGTTCCTCGGCGCTCCCGGCCAACCGCGAGGGTCGGAAGTGGTCGCGGTACTCCTCGAACGCGCGTTCGGCGAACTGCGGGCGGATGAACGCCGCGAAACAGTACCGGAGTCCGAGTTCGCCCGCGATGGCCGCGCTCGACGGACTCGACCCGAGGACCCACGGCACGGGCGGGTCTTCGGCCGAACGCGGGAGTTCGAGGTCGGCGTAGGGGTGTTCGTCGGGGTAGTCGTCGTAGAGGTGGTTGACGACCGCCTCGATTTTCTCGGCGTGGTCCTCGTCGGGATTCTCGACGCGCCGGGAGGTTTCGAGGGCGCGGTCGGCGGCTGGCGACCCGTTCGCGCGGCCGAGACCCGCGTCGATGCGTCCGGGTGCCAGCGCGTCCAGCGCGCCGAACTGCTCGGCGACCTTGAACGGACTGTAGTGGTTGAGCAACACCGCGCCGGAGCCGAGTCGAATCGAGTCGGTTTCGGCGGCGAGATGCCCGAGCAGGACTTCGGGGGTCGTCCCGGCGAGTCGGTCGGCCATCCCGTGGTGTTCGGCCACCCAGAAGCGCGAGTAGCCGAGTCGCTCGGCCCGTCTCGCGGCTTCGACGGTGTTCGCGTAGGCGTCGGTCGCGGTGCCATCGTCGGGTACCGGGGAGAGGTCTACGACGGAGAGGTCCATGTCCACGTTCGGGGTCTGGGAAGGATAACGGTTGGGCTACCAGCCGTTTTCGGTCGGACGCCGTAGACGGCCCGTGGGAGAACGGACAACGCTTTCAGACGCGCCCGTCACGTTAGGGTATGCGCTGGTGGAAACGGGGCGCTGTCCTCGGGGTCGTGGTTCTGGTCGTCGCGCTCGGCGGCGTCACCGTCTACTTCGCCGTTCCCCACCACGGAACCCCGTCGTCGGTCCAGTCGGTCAAGGACGACCCGCGGGTGTCGGTGGCGACCACCGACGGCGTACACGTCCTCTCGCCGACGAACGCGACTTCGACGGTCGGACTCGTCTTCTATCCGGGGGCGCGCGTCTCCCCGGACGCCTACTACCGGTCGCTCGCGCCGGTCGTGACGCGGGCGAACGTCACGGTGTTCGTCCCGAAGATGCCGCTCAACGTCGCGCTCCTCGACGCGGACGCCGCCGCGGAAAGCCGGACTCGCAACCCCGGTATCCGGACGTGGTTCGTCGGCGGCCACTCGCTGGGCGGAGTGGCGGCCTGCCGATACGCCGACGGCCACGACGTTCGGGGTCTCGTCCTGTTCGCGTCCTACTGCGACGCGAACGTGAGCGACCGGTCGCTGGCGGTTCTCAGCGTCACCGGAAGCGCCGACACCGTTCTGGACCGTGGCAACTATCGAGCGGGTCGGACCCGCCTCCCGCCGACCGCCGACTTCCGCGAGATTCGGGGCGTGAACCACACGCAGTTCGGGTCGTATCGAGGCCAGCGCGGGGACTCGCCCGCACCGCTCTCGTACGACGAGGCCCACCGCCGACTCGCCGACCGCCTCGTGCCGTGGCTTGCGAACCAGTCGGCGACGACTGGCCCGACTCCCGGAACGGGGACCGCATCGTCGGCCGACCTCGGAACCAGAGTTATGCGGATAGAGCGCGTGGGACGAGAACATGGCTCATCAACCGGAGCATCCGAGGCTGTACGTCTGTAACGCGTGTCAGACGGTCCACGCTGGCACCGTGGTCGAACACACCGATTCGGGCCATCACTACGAAGCGCCCGATGGCTGTGGGGCGTGCAGAGAAAGCGAGTTCACTCCCATCGAGGACTGGCCCCACCGCCACGACTGAGGGGTCTCGCCGTCACGATTGGGGAGTCTCGCCGCCGTCAAGAACGTACCCGTCTGACCGAACTAACGGTATGGAGACGGCCGTCCTCGTCGTCGGTGGCGGTGCGACCCGTGCCGGAATCGCGCGGGACCGTCGGCGGGCGAATCGAACCGGAGTGCGTCGTCAACGCCGCCGGAGCGTGGGCCGAGCGAGTCGCGGCGATGGCGGACGTGAGCGTCGAGATGCGACCCACGCGCGGCGTGATGATTTCCGTGGAGTACGACCGCCTCGGCCCGGTCTTGAACCGCTGTCGCGCACCCGACGACGGCGACATCGTGGTTCCCCACGACCCGGAGGCCGTCCTCGGAACCACCGGCGTCGGCGTCGAAGACCCCGACGAGTTCTCGACCGAAGAGTGGGAAGTCTCGGAGACGGTTCGCCCCCGAGACAAGTCGTGAGCCTTATTATCCGAGAGTGTAGAATTCGGAGGGGTTATGAACGATTTACGCACCGGACTGAGCTATGGCGACGTACTCCTCGTCCCGAAGCGGTCGCCGGTCGATAGCCGAAGTAACGTCGAACTCTCGGCGAACCTCACGCCGGGCATCGAGCTAGAGACGCCGCTGGTCTCGGCCGCCATGGACACCGTTACCGAGGCCGAACTCGCGGCCGAACTCTCTCGGGCAGGTGGCATCGGCGTCGTCCACCGGTTCCTGTCGCCCGAAGCGCAAGCCGAAGAGGTCACACGAGTCAAAGCCGACGGCGAGCGCGTCGGCGCGGCGGTGGGTATCAACGAGGATTACGTCGAGCGCAGTGCGCTGTTGGTCGAGGCGGGCGTGGACGCGCTCGTCGTCGATGTGGCACACGGTCACATGGAACGGACGCTGGACGCCGCCGAGACCCTCGCCGACGAGTTCCCCGACGTAGGACTGGTCGCCGGTAACGTGGCGACGCCCGAGGGCGTGGCGGACCTCGCGGCCGCGGGTGCCGATTGCGTCAAGGTCGGAATCGGTCCCGGTTCCCACTGCACCACGCGGAAGGTCGCCGGGGCTGGCGTCCCGCAACTGACCGCCGTGGACGACTGCGCGGACGCCGCCGAGAAACACGGCATCACAATCTGTGCGGACGGCGGCATCCGCACCTCCGGCGACGCGGTGAAGGCGCTGATGGCCGGGGCCGACACGGTGATGCTCGGCAGTCTCTTCTCGGGCACCGACGAAGCGCCCGGCGAGATGGTCGAAGTCGGCGGGACGCGGTACAAGCGCTCGCGCGGGATGGCGACCACCGCCGCGGCCGACGAGCGCGACGACAAGGAGAACAACGTCCGCGCCGACGAGGGCGTCGAGGCGCTGACGCCGTACAAGGGACCGGTCGCGGGCGTCGTAGAGGAGTTCTGCGCTGGCATCCAGTCCGGACTCTCCTACTGCGGCGGACACACGATTCCCGCGGCGCGCGAGAGGGCCGAGTTCATCCGCGTCGCCCCGAGTGCGAAAGAACGCGAGGGCTACCACACCGACCACGACTGGGAGGGTGTCAGCGTGGACAGCGAGGCGAAAGACGCCGACGAGTCGCACGTCGGAACGGACGAAATCGGCGGTGCCGCCGCCGAGAGCGACGACTGACCGCGACGACACCCCCGCTCGCCCGTCCCCTCACTCGACAGTAGCAATATATAGATTGCTAAAGAAAATAAAAATGCGTCTGAAAGACAGTTCTATGTTTCTTCGAGCGAGGTCGTGACGCGTCCGGACGGGGCGTGCGCGTTTCGTACCCGCATCGTATGGGAAAGTCTAAAGCCGAGTTGAGCCAAATCTTTTGGCGGGATTTAGATGGCTGGATACGACCGGAGTCGAGACCACGTACGGACACCGACCGACGCGACCGACGGGAGCGTCGAATGACGGACGTACTCGTTCACGACGCCCTCGTCGTGACCGTAGACGACCACGACAACGTCTACGAGTCCGGAACGGTCGTCGTCGAAGACGACCGGATTACCGAGGTGCGGCCCACGATTCCCGACGACCGTACTGCCGACGCCGAAGTAGTCATCGACGGGTCCGACAAACTCGTCATGCCGGGGTTGGTCAACGCCCACGCGCATCTCGAATCGAGCGCACTGCGCGGTGCCTACAGTGACCTGAGCTACGGCGAATTACTGGTGGACATGACCGTCATCTGCCAGCAACTGGCGAAGGGGGAACTCGATTACCTCGCGGAGGCCGGAGTGCGGTTGGCGGCGTTGAACTTCATCCGGAACGGGATTACGTCGGTGTGTACGATGGACATCCGGTCCGAACTCGGCGTTCCGATACTGGGCGAGTCCGGCCTTCGGGCGCTGACCGGGCCGCTCATCTCGGACCTGTTCTGGGACGAACCCGTCGAGAGTCAGTTACGCAGGGCCGAGAAGTTCATCGACGACCACCACGAGACGTACGACGGACGGATTCACGCCACGCTCTGTCCCCACGACGACATGACGCTGACGCGGGGGATGTGGGAGTCGGTGGCCGACACCGCCGAGGAGTACGATGTCGTGGTCCACACCCACCTGCTCGAAGACAGCGTGTCGGACCTCAACGCGCGGGCCAACAAGGGAGAAGACTCCATCGGTCTGTTGGACGACGTTGGTCTCCTGAACGACCGGTTGCTGGCCGCTCACTTCCGGGCCGCCGACGAGGAGGACGCCCGGCGAATCGCCGAGGCGGACGCGAACGTCGCTCACTGCCCGTCGGTCTTCGCCTACTGGTCGCCCGACGAGACGTGCGAGTGGATGCCGCTCCCGTCGCTTCGGGACTTCGACGCGACGGTGGGTCTCGGACTGGACGACCACTACTACCACGACAACAACGACATGTTCGGGGAGGCCCGCCAGACCAGACTGATGGCGAACCACGAGTGGACCGCCAACCAGATTACGTCGCTAGAACTCGTCCGGATGCTGACCGCCGAGGGTGCGCGGGCCCTCTCGCTCGACGACCAGACCGGGTCGCTCGAACCGGGGAAGAAAGCCGACCTGACGGTTGTGGACATCGACGACCCGAACTTCAAACCGCTCACCAACATCTACTCGCTCGTCAGTAACGCGGTGACGGGCCGGGACGTAGAGACGGTCATCGTGGACGGAAACCTCCTCATGCACGACAACGACATCGAGACGATGGACGAGGAGGCGGTCTTCCGCGAGGTGGACGAGGCGCTCGAACGCTACACCGACGAGACCGACTGGGAGATAACGCTGACCGGGAGCAAGCGACCGGGAACCATCTCGAACGTCCGGGACCTGCCCAAACGAGGACCGGCGCACCTCGTGGGTCGGCTAGCCTACCAGAGTATCAAAGACCACTTGCCGCTGTAACGGCGCGACGACACCGGTACCCTCTTTTGCTTCGGTAGTCGGTCGCCGAGACTCGCTCGATGAAAGCAGTTAAACTTAAAAATATTATCTCGTATGTAAGATTCGCATATATTTAACGCGTTTTTTGCCACTTCGAAAAATAATATTCGTCTGATTTATCGAAACTAATATGAGTATATTCCGTTATGTTTAGATTGATGTTTGCAGGAATAGACCACTCAACGACAGGCGTGAAGACCTGCCTCTTGTCCGAAGACGGGTCGAGGGAGGTCTTCACCATCGAACGGTCGCCCGACGAAGACGGCGACTGGTCCTACATCGAGACTTTACGAGAACATGTCAATCCGAACGACATCGAGATGGTCTCGTACGGATA encodes the following:
- a CDS encoding HdeD family acid-resistance protein — its product is MSETTTFETESTPIRGSIVAGAIISALGVVAVFSPLLTGLSLAVILGALLVVGAIVHVAHAFSAGSFWGAVWQVVLGVLYGFAGITFMANPVVGLATLTLLVIAFFLVDGVVEIVWAIAGRDNDGWVWLLASGVLSLAVAVLLFAGFPSTAAWAVGLLFGVNLLVTGITLVMVGMKSRRAARGGTPTGERGQGA
- a CDS encoding PH domain-containing protein; this translates as MSPTPKSTPGESTARTEQMEETSLPDWATLASGERVVWVGQPSPYIVKKWLAIWAAVVVAGLVSFAVLPSRFRLITRLVLLASVPVGAWAYLRYRTVRYVLTTEKLYKKTGVTRRTLETIRLDRIQNVAVSQSFGQRVVSCGNVEISTAGTGTESLVLLSVPDPQRVSGLLVNRSEFGRSSDATDTTTEGER
- a CDS encoding LLM class flavin-dependent oxidoreductase, with the protein product MDLSVVDLSPVPDDGTATDAYANTVEAARRAERLGYSRFWVAEHHGMADRLAGTTPEVLLGHLAAETDSIRLGSGAVLLNHYSPFKVAEQFGALDALAPGRIDAGLGRANGSPAADRALETSRRVENPDEDHAEKIEAVVNHLYDDYPDEHPYADLELPRSAEDPPVPWVLGSSPSSAAIAGELGLRYCFAAFIRPQFAERAFEEYRDHFRPSRLAGSAEEPEGMVAVNAVSADTDGRAARLRAVAEASFERLKRGEAGTTPSVEEAIDELGGVPEPTPATLDADEWPRAVSGSPETLADVLDQLADRVGVDEVMIQHVVADHDDALRSHKLLAEGVGLTPR
- a CDS encoding alpha/beta hydrolase, which produces MRWWKRGAVLGVVVLVVALGGVTVYFAVPHHGTPSSVQSVKDDPRVSVATTDGVHVLSPTNATSTVGLVFYPGARVSPDAYYRSLAPVVTRANVTVFVPKMPLNVALLDADAAAESRTRNPGIRTWFVGGHSLGGVAACRYADGHDVRGLVLFASYCDANVSDRSLAVLSVTGSADTVLDRGNYRAGRTRLPPTADFREIRGVNHTQFGSYRGQRGDSPAPLSYDEAHRRLADRLVPWLANQSATTGPTPGTGTASSADLGTRVMRIERVGREHGSSTGASEAVRL
- a CDS encoding guanosine monophosphate reductase, with amino-acid sequence MNDLRTGLSYGDVLLVPKRSPVDSRSNVELSANLTPGIELETPLVSAAMDTVTEAELAAELSRAGGIGVVHRFLSPEAQAEEVTRVKADGERVGAAVGINEDYVERSALLVEAGVDALVVDVAHGHMERTLDAAETLADEFPDVGLVAGNVATPEGVADLAAAGADCVKVGIGPGSHCTTRKVAGAGVPQLTAVDDCADAAEKHGITICADGGIRTSGDAVKALMAGADTVMLGSLFSGTDEAPGEMVEVGGTRYKRSRGMATTAAADERDDKENNVRADEGVEALTPYKGPVAGVVEEFCAGIQSGLSYCGGHTIPAARERAEFIRVAPSAKEREGYHTDHDWEGVSVDSEAKDADESHVGTDEIGGAAAESDD
- a CDS encoding amidohydrolase family protein, whose protein sequence is MTDVLVHDALVVTVDDHDNVYESGTVVVEDDRITEVRPTIPDDRTADAEVVIDGSDKLVMPGLVNAHAHLESSALRGAYSDLSYGELLVDMTVICQQLAKGELDYLAEAGVRLAALNFIRNGITSVCTMDIRSELGVPILGESGLRALTGPLISDLFWDEPVESQLRRAEKFIDDHHETYDGRIHATLCPHDDMTLTRGMWESVADTAEEYDVVVHTHLLEDSVSDLNARANKGEDSIGLLDDVGLLNDRLLAAHFRAADEEDARRIAEADANVAHCPSVFAYWSPDETCEWMPLPSLRDFDATVGLGLDDHYYHDNNDMFGEARQTRLMANHEWTANQITSLELVRMLTAEGARALSLDDQTGSLEPGKKADLTVVDIDDPNFKPLTNIYSLVSNAVTGRDVETVIVDGNLLMHDNDIETMDEEAVFREVDEALERYTDETDWEITLTGSKRPGTISNVRDLPKRGPAHLVGRLAYQSIKDHLPL